One segment of Streptomyces sp. YIM 121038 DNA contains the following:
- a CDS encoding dipeptidase, whose product MPSHPIAETVASLMPRAKAELTELVAFKSVADFEQYPKSESEAAAHWVADALRTEGFEDVALLDTPDGTQSVYGYLPGPEGAPTVLLYAHYDVQPPLDESGWTTPPFELTERDGRWYGRGSADCKGGVVMHLLALRALKANGGIPVAVKFIAEGSEEQGTGGLERYAEAHPDLLRADTIVIGDAGNFRAGLPTVTATLRGMTLVRVEVDTLEGNLHSGQFGGAAPDALAALVRVLDSLRAEDGSTTVDGLDSAGVWEGLQYAEDDFRRDAKVLDGVGLIGEGTVADRIWARPAVTVLGIDCPPVVGATPSVQAGARALISLRVPPGVDAAEATKLLRAHLEAHTPWGARVRTEQVGQGQAFRADVTSPAYEAMAAALSEAYDGRQMQASGMGGSIPLCNTLGALYPEAEILLIGLSEPEAQIHAVNESVSPDELERMSVAEALFLQRYATGA is encoded by the coding sequence ATGCCGTCGCATCCGATCGCCGAGACCGTCGCTTCGCTCATGCCGCGGGCGAAGGCGGAGCTCACCGAGCTGGTGGCCTTCAAGTCGGTGGCGGACTTCGAGCAGTATCCGAAGAGCGAGAGCGAGGCCGCCGCGCACTGGGTGGCCGACGCCCTGCGCACCGAGGGCTTCGAGGACGTCGCGCTCCTGGACACCCCGGACGGCACGCAGTCGGTGTACGGCTACCTGCCGGGCCCCGAGGGCGCCCCGACGGTGCTCCTGTACGCGCACTACGACGTCCAGCCCCCGCTCGACGAGTCCGGCTGGACCACGCCCCCCTTCGAGCTGACCGAGCGCGACGGCCGCTGGTACGGCCGCGGCAGCGCCGACTGCAAGGGCGGCGTGGTCATGCACCTGCTCGCGCTGCGCGCCCTGAAGGCCAACGGCGGCATCCCCGTGGCCGTGAAGTTCATCGCCGAGGGCTCGGAGGAGCAGGGCACCGGCGGCCTGGAGCGCTACGCCGAGGCACACCCCGACCTGCTGCGCGCCGACACCATCGTCATCGGCGACGCGGGCAACTTCCGCGCCGGACTGCCGACGGTCACCGCGACCCTGCGCGGCATGACCCTGGTGCGCGTGGAGGTCGACACGCTCGAAGGCAACCTCCACTCCGGGCAGTTCGGCGGCGCGGCCCCGGACGCGCTCGCGGCCCTCGTGCGCGTCCTGGACTCGCTGCGCGCCGAGGACGGCTCGACGACGGTCGACGGCCTCGACAGCGCCGGCGTCTGGGAGGGCCTGCAGTACGCCGAGGACGACTTCCGCAGGGACGCCAAGGTCCTCGACGGGGTCGGCCTCATCGGCGAGGGCACGGTCGCCGACCGCATCTGGGCGCGCCCGGCCGTCACCGTGCTCGGCATCGACTGCCCGCCCGTCGTCGGCGCCACCCCGTCCGTGCAGGCGGGCGCGCGGGCGCTGATCAGCCTGCGGGTGCCGCCGGGCGTGGACGCCGCGGAGGCGACGAAGCTGCTGCGCGCCCACCTGGAGGCGCACACGCCGTGGGGCGCCCGGGTGCGCACGGAGCAGGTCGGCCAGGGCCAGGCCTTCCGCGCGGACGTCACAAGCCCCGCGTACGAGGCGATGGCGGCCGCCCTCAGCGAGGCGTACGACGGGCGGCAGATGCAGGCCTCCGGCATGGGCGGCTCGATCCCGCTGTGCAACACGCTGGGCGCGCTGTACCCGGAGGCGGAGATCCTCCTCATCGGCCTGAGCGAGCCCGAGGCGCAGATCCACGCCGTGAACGAGAGCGTGTCGCCGGACGAGCTGGAGCGCATGTCGGTCGCCGAGGCCCTGTTCCTGCAGCGGTACGCGACCGGGGCCTGA
- a CDS encoding geranylgeranyl reductase family protein yields MSSEKSADDPRQVWDVVVVGAGPAGASAAYAAAVAGRSVLVLEKAALPRYKTCGGGIIGPSRDALPPGFDLPLRDRVHAVTFTLDGKFSRTRRSRKMLFGLINRPEFDQQLVEHAEKAGAEVRTGVTVARVEQHGPAVPDRRTVAVVLQGGETVLARAVVGADGSASRIGAHVGVKLDQVDLGLEAEIPVPATVAEDWAGRVLIDWGPMPGSYGWVFPKGDTLTVGVISARGEGAATKRYLEDFIARLGLSGFEPSISSGHLTRCRSDDSPLSRGRVLVCGDAAGLLEPWTREGISFALRSGRLAGEWAVRIAEAHDAVDARRQALNYAFAVKAGLGVEMSVGRRMLAVFERRPGLLHTAITGFRPAWNAFAKITSGRTTLAEIVRTHPMAGRVLGKLDR; encoded by the coding sequence GTGAGCAGCGAGAAGTCAGCGGACGACCCGCGGCAGGTGTGGGACGTCGTGGTGGTCGGCGCGGGCCCCGCGGGAGCCTCCGCGGCCTATGCGGCGGCCGTCGCGGGACGCAGCGTCCTGGTCCTGGAGAAGGCCGCCCTGCCGCGGTACAAGACGTGCGGCGGAGGCATCATCGGTCCCTCGCGGGACGCGCTGCCCCCGGGCTTCGACCTGCCCCTGCGGGACCGGGTGCACGCGGTCACGTTCACCCTGGACGGCAAGTTCTCCCGCACCCGCCGCTCGCGGAAGATGCTCTTCGGGCTCATCAACCGGCCGGAGTTCGACCAGCAGCTCGTGGAGCACGCGGAGAAGGCGGGCGCCGAGGTGCGCACCGGCGTCACCGTGGCGCGCGTCGAGCAGCACGGCCCGGCCGTGCCGGACCGGCGCACGGTCGCGGTCGTCCTCCAGGGCGGTGAGACGGTCCTGGCGCGCGCGGTCGTGGGCGCCGACGGCAGCGCGAGCCGCATAGGAGCGCACGTCGGGGTGAAGCTGGACCAGGTGGACCTCGGCCTGGAGGCGGAGATCCCCGTGCCCGCGACGGTCGCCGAGGACTGGGCGGGCCGGGTGCTCATCGACTGGGGCCCGATGCCCGGCAGTTACGGCTGGGTGTTCCCCAAGGGCGACACGCTGACCGTCGGTGTGATCTCCGCGCGCGGTGAAGGCGCCGCGACGAAGCGCTATTTGGAGGACTTCATCGCCCGGCTCGGCCTTTCGGGCTTCGAGCCGAGCATCTCCTCCGGTCACCTCACGCGCTGCCGCAGCGACGACTCGCCGCTGTCCCGCGGCCGGGTCCTGGTGTGCGGCGACGCGGCGGGCCTCCTCGAGCCGTGGACCCGCGAGGGCATCTCGTTCGCGCTGCGCTCGGGCCGGCTCGCGGGGGAGTGGGCGGTGCGCATCGCGGAGGCGCACGACGCGGTGGACGCCCGCCGCCAGGCGTTGAACTACGCGTTCGCCGTCAAGGCGGGCCTCGGCGTGGAGATGAGCGTCGGGCGGCGCATGCTGGCCGTCTTCGAGCGGCGCCCCGGCCTCCTGCACACGGCGATCACCGGCTTCCGCCCGGCGTGGAACGCGTTCGCGAAGATCACCAGCGGCCGGACGACGCTCGCCGAGATCGTGCGCACGCACCCGATGGCGGGCCGCGTGCTCGGCAAGCTCGACCGGTAG
- a CDS encoding response regulator — MPSHSKILVVDDHEDYLFALESALAPLGYETTCATNGDDALKEILRGHIAVALLDVRMPGVDGLDVVRYVRGVEQTQLLPIILLTGFDVSQELSATALRLGVADIVVKPVDPWTLRTKVRYLYDTYQRLRALQAEVDGYRSRSLDGVRPGAGAPARRGVPKTPSDSPAPPDAVQVRVPSQPKGTARRRPLPKD, encoded by the coding sequence ATGCCGTCGCACTCGAAGATCCTCGTCGTGGACGACCACGAGGATTACCTCTTCGCGCTCGAAAGCGCGCTGGCTCCGCTCGGCTATGAGACGACGTGCGCGACCAACGGGGACGACGCCCTCAAGGAGATACTCCGCGGCCACATCGCCGTGGCCCTGCTCGATGTGCGCATGCCCGGCGTCGACGGCCTGGACGTGGTGCGTTACGTACGGGGCGTGGAGCAGACGCAGCTCCTGCCGATCATCCTCCTGACCGGCTTCGACGTGAGCCAGGAGCTGTCGGCGACGGCCCTGCGCCTCGGCGTGGCCGACATCGTCGTGAAGCCCGTCGACCCGTGGACGCTGCGCACCAAGGTGCGCTACCTCTACGACACCTACCAGCGGTTGCGCGCCCTCCAGGCCGAGGTCGACGGCTATCGCTCCCGGAGCCTCGACGGCGTGCGCCCCGGCGCGGGCGCACCGGCCCGCCGGGGCGTGCCGAAGACACCGTCCGATTCCCCCGCCCCGCCGGACGCCGTACAGGTCCGCGTGCCCTCCCAGCCCAAGGGGACGGCGCGCCGAAGACCGCTGCCGAAGGACTGA
- a CDS encoding sensor histidine kinase — translation MDEQRGRGCPGPPRSGPPGWRQGPPWWRLRGPDEPAAAGRRLPWLTTVLLTAFIQIGTGFAAHGQPERVGVDGFARALLLLASGSLLLRHRHPVAVAYVTAGATLVYLGAGYPYGPVLLTVAVGCFAAVVAGHRRAAWGAVGLWWAGQILVTQVLYRWLPPDGDGALGWGEELVVAVWVVATVAVAELARTRREQWAKERAERALAARRRADEERLRMARELHDVLAHSISVINVQAGVGLALLDSDPEQARTALTTIKAASKEALGEVRQVLDTLRAPGAAPRAPAPGLDRLPELVEQAGSTGLTVTVTREGRDGPLPPGVDLAAFRIVQEALTNVVRHSGSRRARVLVRRAPGSVTLRVDDDGPATGADAGGSGNGLAGMRERAAALKGTIEAGPRPDGGFRVTAVLPTTGAARPGRDRHDDQ, via the coding sequence ATGGACGAACAGCGCGGACGCGGGTGTCCCGGCCCGCCCCGGAGCGGACCACCGGGGTGGCGGCAGGGGCCGCCGTGGTGGCGGTTGCGGGGCCCCGACGAGCCTGCTGCGGCCGGGCGCCGCCTGCCCTGGCTGACGACCGTGCTGCTCACGGCGTTCATCCAGATCGGCACGGGCTTCGCGGCGCACGGCCAGCCCGAGCGCGTGGGGGTCGACGGCTTCGCTCGGGCGCTGCTCCTGCTCGCGTCGGGCTCCCTGTTGCTGCGCCACCGCCACCCCGTGGCCGTGGCCTACGTCACCGCCGGGGCCACCCTGGTCTACCTGGGCGCCGGATATCCGTACGGGCCCGTGCTCCTCACGGTCGCGGTCGGCTGCTTCGCGGCGGTCGTCGCGGGGCACCGGCGGGCGGCGTGGGGCGCCGTCGGCCTGTGGTGGGCCGGGCAGATCCTGGTCACGCAGGTGCTGTACCGCTGGCTGCCGCCGGACGGGGACGGCGCGCTCGGCTGGGGCGAGGAACTGGTCGTCGCCGTCTGGGTGGTGGCGACCGTCGCGGTCGCGGAGCTGGCCCGCACCCGCCGCGAGCAGTGGGCCAAGGAGCGCGCCGAGCGGGCGCTCGCGGCCCGGCGCCGCGCCGACGAGGAGCGCCTGCGGATGGCCCGCGAGCTGCACGACGTCCTGGCCCACAGCATCTCCGTCATCAACGTGCAGGCCGGGGTGGGCCTCGCCCTGCTCGACTCCGACCCCGAGCAGGCCAGAACCGCCCTGACCACGATCAAGGCCGCCAGCAAGGAGGCCCTCGGCGAGGTCCGTCAGGTCCTCGACACCCTGCGGGCCCCGGGAGCCGCCCCGCGCGCCCCGGCCCCGGGCCTCGACCGGCTGCCCGAGCTCGTCGAGCAGGCGGGGAGCACCGGCCTGACGGTGACCGTCACCAGGGAGGGCCGCGACGGCCCGCTGCCGCCCGGCGTGGACCTGGCCGCCTTCCGCATCGTCCAGGAGGCGCTCACCAACGTCGTACGCCACTCCGGTTCGCGGCGGGCCCGCGTCCTGGTGCGCCGCGCCCCGGGCTCCGTGACCCTGCGCGTCGACGACGACGGCCCCGCCACCGGCGCGGACGCGGGCGGCAGCGGCAACGGCCTGGCCGGCATGCGGGAGCGGGCCGCCGCGCTCAAGGGCACCATTGAGGCGGGTCCGCGCCCCGACGGCGGCTTCCGCGTGACGGCGGTGCTGCCCACCACCGGTGCCGCGCGGCCCGGCCGGGACCGGCACGACGACCAGTGA
- a CDS encoding response regulator transcription factor: MIRVLLADDQSLVRAGFKALLDAQADIEVAGEAADGEEAVRKVRELRPDVVLMDIRMPLLDGLEATRRITGEPDLDGVRVVMLTTFELDEYVFEAIRSGASGFLVKDTEPDELLRAVRAVVAGDALLSPGVTRRLIGEFAARSKEPAAAGALADLTEREREVMALVGIGLSNEEIARRLVVSPLTAKTHVSRTMVKLGARDRAQLVVLAYESGLVRPGWLG, from the coding sequence GTGATCCGCGTACTGCTCGCCGACGACCAGTCGTTGGTCCGCGCGGGGTTCAAGGCGCTGCTCGACGCCCAGGCGGACATCGAGGTGGCGGGCGAGGCCGCGGACGGCGAGGAGGCGGTGCGCAAGGTGCGGGAGCTGCGGCCCGACGTCGTCCTGATGGACATCCGCATGCCGCTGCTCGACGGCCTGGAGGCCACCCGCCGGATCACCGGAGAGCCGGACCTCGACGGGGTCCGGGTGGTCATGCTCACCACGTTCGAGCTCGACGAGTACGTCTTCGAGGCGATCCGCTCCGGCGCCTCGGGCTTCCTGGTGAAGGACACCGAGCCCGACGAACTGCTGCGCGCGGTGCGGGCGGTGGTCGCGGGCGACGCGCTGCTCTCGCCCGGGGTGACGCGCCGCCTCATCGGGGAGTTCGCCGCGCGCTCCAAGGAACCTGCGGCCGCCGGGGCGCTCGCCGACCTCACCGAGCGGGAGCGGGAGGTGATGGCCCTGGTCGGCATCGGCCTGTCCAACGAGGAGATCGCGCGCCGCCTGGTCGTCAGCCCGCTCACCGCCAAGACGCATGTGAGCCGCACGATGGTGAAACTGGGCGCCCGCGACCGCGCCCAACTGGTCGTCCTGGCCTATGAGTCGGGCCTGGTCCGCCCCGGCTGGCTGGGCTGA
- a CDS encoding DUF6332 family protein — protein MNDMGDTVGQGRRSQAERDAVTVEIGYALASAAAAAVLVFMALAGGPVLVFGLSGGAARTLTVVGVTLAALVFVVRVVTVLWRFTERWRARRAALPGLPAQPSQPGRTRPDS, from the coding sequence ATGAATGACATGGGGGACACGGTCGGACAAGGCCGACGGAGCCAGGCCGAGCGGGACGCGGTCACGGTCGAGATCGGGTACGCGCTCGCGAGCGCGGCGGCGGCCGCCGTGCTCGTCTTCATGGCCCTCGCGGGCGGGCCCGTCCTCGTCTTCGGCCTGTCGGGCGGCGCCGCGCGGACGCTCACGGTCGTGGGCGTGACGCTCGCCGCCCTCGTGTTCGTCGTCCGCGTCGTCACCGTCCTGTGGCGCTTCACCGAGCGGTGGCGGGCGCGCCGCGCGGCCCTTCCCGGGCTGCCCGCTCAGCCCAGCCAGCCGGGGCGGACCAGGCCCGACTCATAG
- a CDS encoding MFS transporter — MTSPVSPVPHASASAERWTPRLWGTLLVLCAAMFLDALDVSMVGVALPSIGSDLDLSTSSLQWVVSGYILGYGGLLLLGGRAADLLGRREVFLIALGVFAVTSLFGGLVDSGPLLIASRFVKGLSAAFTAPAGLSIITTTFAEGPVRNRALSIYTTCAATGFSLGLVLSGVLTEVSWRLTMLLPAPIAVIALVAGLKLIPRSAREANRGGYDVPGAVTGTASMLLLVFTVVQAPEVGWASARTLLSFLAVAVLLAAFVAIELRTASPLIRLGVLRSGAQVRAQLGAVTFFGGYVSFQFIATQYLQSLLGWSALETALAFLPAGVIVALSATKIAGVIDRFGTTRVIVTGFALLVASYALFLRIDLTPTYVAVILPSMVLLGVACALVFPSLNIQATNGVADHEQGMVSGLLNTSIQVGGAVILAITTAAITASGKGSPETGASPAEVLDSYRPGLVLVTAFAVAGLLINLTGLRARRKQRTITVASSQPRTDAPREQVTVGD; from the coding sequence ATGACTTCACCGGTCTCCCCTGTCCCCCATGCCTCCGCGTCGGCGGAGCGCTGGACCCCACGCCTGTGGGGCACGCTGCTCGTCCTGTGTGCCGCGATGTTCCTGGACGCCCTCGACGTCTCGATGGTCGGCGTCGCCCTGCCCTCCATCGGCTCGGACCTGGACCTCTCCACCTCGTCCCTGCAGTGGGTCGTCAGCGGCTACATCCTCGGCTACGGCGGTCTGCTGCTGCTCGGCGGCCGCGCCGCCGACCTCCTCGGACGCCGAGAGGTCTTCCTCATCGCCCTCGGCGTCTTCGCCGTCACCTCCCTGTTCGGAGGGCTCGTCGACTCCGGGCCGCTCCTCATCGCCAGCCGCTTCGTGAAGGGCCTGAGCGCCGCGTTCACCGCGCCCGCGGGCCTGTCGATCATCACCACGACCTTCGCCGAGGGCCCGGTCCGCAACCGCGCCCTGTCCATCTACACCACCTGTGCCGCCACCGGCTTCTCGCTCGGCCTCGTCCTGTCCGGCGTCCTCACCGAGGTCAGCTGGCGCCTGACCATGCTGCTGCCCGCGCCGATCGCCGTCATCGCGCTCGTCGCCGGTCTCAAGCTCATCCCGCGCTCCGCCCGCGAGGCGAACCGCGGCGGCTACGACGTGCCGGGCGCCGTCACCGGCACGGCGTCGATGCTGCTGCTCGTCTTCACCGTCGTCCAGGCCCCCGAGGTCGGCTGGGCCTCCGCCCGCACGCTGCTGTCGTTCCTGGCCGTGGCGGTGCTCCTCGCCGCCTTCGTCGCCATCGAGCTGCGCACCGCGAGCCCGCTGATCCGCCTCGGCGTCCTGCGCTCGGGAGCGCAGGTCCGCGCCCAGCTCGGCGCGGTGACCTTCTTCGGCGGCTACGTCTCGTTCCAGTTCATCGCCACCCAGTACCTCCAGTCGCTGCTCGGCTGGTCGGCCCTGGAGACGGCGCTCGCCTTCCTGCCCGCGGGCGTGATCGTGGCCCTGTCCGCCACGAAGATCGCCGGGGTCATCGACCGGTTCGGCACCACCCGGGTCATCGTGACCGGCTTCGCGCTGCTCGTCGCGTCGTACGCGCTGTTCCTGCGCATCGACCTGACGCCGACGTACGTCGCGGTCATCCTGCCCTCGATGGTGCTGCTCGGCGTCGCGTGCGCCCTGGTCTTCCCCTCGCTCAACATCCAGGCCACCAACGGCGTGGCCGACCACGAGCAGGGCATGGTCTCGGGCCTGCTCAACACCTCGATCCAGGTGGGCGGCGCGGTCATCCTCGCGATCACCACCGCGGCCATCACGGCCTCCGGCAAGGGTTCGCCCGAGACCGGCGCCTCGCCCGCGGAGGTCCTCGACAGCTACCGGCCGGGCCTGGTCCTGGTGACGGCCTTCGCGGTCGCCGGTCTGCTCATCAACCTCACCGGCCTGCGCGCGCGGCGCAAGCAGCGGACGATCACCGTCGCCTCGTCGCAGCCGCGGACGGACGCCCCGCGCGAGCAGGTCACCGTCGGCGACTGA
- a CDS encoding MarR family transcriptional regulator, translating into MAATKAEPPAEAEQGLVNEWREILAVHARTLCELDRELHPHGLGASDFEVLDVLAAGHSAGGGGGFRVQDIACQVHLSQSALSRLVGRLEKDGLVERGMCSEDRRGVLVCLTAKGRALHAEVKPVQRAVLTRMLAAPDA; encoded by the coding sequence ATGGCGGCGACGAAGGCCGAGCCCCCGGCGGAGGCCGAGCAAGGGCTTGTGAACGAGTGGCGGGAGATCCTCGCGGTGCACGCGCGCACCCTCTGCGAGCTGGACCGGGAGCTGCATCCGCACGGTCTGGGCGCGAGTGACTTCGAGGTGCTCGACGTGCTCGCCGCGGGCCACTCCGCGGGCGGTGGCGGCGGCTTCCGGGTCCAGGACATCGCCTGCCAGGTCCACTTGAGCCAGAGCGCCCTGTCCCGCCTCGTCGGCCGTCTGGAGAAGGACGGCCTGGTCGAGCGCGGCATGTGCAGCGAGGACCGCCGCGGCGTGCTCGTCTGTCTGACCGCCAAGGGGCGTGCGCTGCACGCCGAGGTGAAGCCGGTGCAGCGCGCCGTGCTCACCCGCATGCTGGCCGCGCCGGACGCCTGA
- a CDS encoding maleylpyruvate isomerase family mycothiol-dependent enzyme: MEIAEHIEILDREGRLLARAAEEAGTAAAVPTCPGWRVRDLVRHTGVVHRWAAAFVADAHPSFRSLPEEPALDGADLVAWFREGHARLVAALTAAPADLRCWTFLPAPSPLAFWARRQANETAVHRVDAESARGGTPTAVGTDFAVDGIDELLRGFHARPKSRLRTPEPRVLRIRATDAKEAWTVHLSTEVPVTEHGDTLPADCEVAGQAAYLYLALWNRLPFPQITGDTALATLWRETAGVG; this comes from the coding sequence ATGGAGATTGCCGAGCACATAGAGATCCTCGACCGGGAAGGGCGGCTGCTCGCCCGCGCCGCCGAGGAGGCGGGGACCGCTGCCGCCGTGCCCACCTGCCCCGGGTGGCGGGTGCGTGACCTGGTGCGGCACACGGGCGTGGTGCACCGCTGGGCCGCCGCCTTCGTCGCCGACGCGCATCCTTCCTTCCGCTCCTTGCCGGAGGAGCCGGCCCTGGACGGCGCCGACCTCGTGGCGTGGTTCCGCGAGGGGCACGCGCGGCTCGTCGCCGCACTCACCGCCGCCCCGGCCGACCTGCGGTGCTGGACGTTCCTGCCCGCCCCGTCACCGCTGGCCTTCTGGGCGCGGCGGCAGGCGAACGAGACGGCCGTGCACCGGGTGGACGCCGAGTCCGCCCGGGGCGGTACGCCCACGGCCGTCGGCACGGACTTCGCGGTGGACGGCATCGACGAGCTGCTCCGCGGCTTCCACGCCCGGCCCAAGAGCCGGTTGCGCACGCCGGAGCCGCGCGTGCTGCGGATCCGCGCCACCGACGCGAAGGAGGCGTGGACGGTCCATCTGTCCACGGAGGTGCCCGTCACCGAGCACGGCGACACCCTGCCCGCCGACTGCGAGGTCGCGGGTCAGGCGGCGTATCTGTATCTGGCCCTGTGGAACCGGCTGCCGTTCCCGCAGATCACGGGCGACACCGCGCTCGCCACGCTGTGGCGCGAGACGGCGGGGGTCGGCTGA
- a CDS encoding MFS transporter → MPLLNKTTSEASEATSHDFGRLRAALTVFFALDGFVFAGWVVRIPAIKEQTGASASTLGLALLGVSAGAVVTMTMTGRLCTRFGSHPVTVACGVLMPLSVALPPLTHSALALGLVLLLFGAAYGGINVAMNSAAVDLVRALRRPVMPSFHAAFSLGGMIGAGLGGLVAGHLSPTRHLLGLALIGLLVTAVTAPTLLRYEVPQAPAAAGSRASAPPGSGGGGARVLVLVFGLVALCTAYGEGALADWGALHLEQDLDAHPGVAAAGYSCFALAMTIGRLSGTALLERLGGTRTVVGGGLLAAAGMLLGALAPSTGAALAGFAITGLGLANIFPVAIERAGALAGPSGVAAASTLGYGGMLLGPPAIGFMADWFSLPVALTSVALLAALAAGIAGATGRASAARGDA, encoded by the coding sequence GTGCCGCTACTAAACAAAACCACGTCAGAGGCGTCCGAGGCCACGTCCCACGACTTCGGCCGACTGCGCGCCGCCCTCACCGTGTTCTTCGCCCTCGACGGCTTCGTCTTCGCCGGATGGGTCGTCCGCATCCCCGCCATCAAGGAGCAGACGGGGGCGTCGGCGAGCACGCTGGGGCTCGCGCTGCTCGGGGTCTCGGCGGGGGCCGTGGTGACGATGACGATGACGGGGCGGCTGTGTACGCGCTTCGGCAGCCATCCGGTGACCGTGGCGTGCGGCGTCCTGATGCCGCTGAGCGTCGCGCTGCCCCCGCTGACGCACTCGGCCCTCGCCCTCGGCCTGGTCCTGCTGCTCTTCGGCGCCGCGTACGGCGGCATCAACGTGGCCATGAACAGCGCGGCCGTCGATCTCGTCCGGGCGCTGCGGCGGCCGGTCATGCCCAGTTTCCACGCGGCGTTCAGCCTCGGCGGCATGATCGGGGCGGGCCTCGGCGGCCTGGTCGCCGGGCACCTCTCCCCCACCCGGCACCTGCTCGGGCTCGCCCTGATCGGCCTCCTCGTCACGGCGGTGACCGCGCCGACGCTGCTGCGGTACGAGGTGCCGCAGGCCCCGGCCGCCGCCGGGTCGCGGGCGTCCGCGCCGCCCGGGTCCGGCGGCGGCGGCGCGCGGGTGCTCGTCCTGGTCTTCGGGCTCGTCGCGCTGTGCACGGCGTACGGCGAAGGGGCGCTGGCCGACTGGGGCGCGCTCCACCTGGAGCAGGACCTCGACGCACACCCCGGCGTCGCCGCGGCGGGGTACTCGTGCTTCGCCCTCGCGATGACGATCGGCCGTCTGTCCGGCACGGCGCTCCTCGAACGCCTCGGCGGCACCCGCACCGTCGTCGGCGGCGGCCTGCTCGCCGCGGCCGGGATGCTCCTCGGCGCGCTCGCCCCCTCCACGGGCGCGGCGCTCGCCGGGTTCGCGATCACGGGCCTCGGCCTGGCCAACATCTTCCCCGTGGCGATCGAGCGCGCCGGTGCGCTCGCCGGTCCGAGCGGGGTGGCGGCCGCGTCCACGCTCGGCTACGGCGGCATGCTGCTCGGGCCGCCCGCGATCGGCTTCATGGCGGACTGGTTCTCCCTGCCGGTGGCGCTGACCAGCGTGGCCCTCCTCGCGGCGCTCGCCGCGGGCATCGCGGGGGCGACGGGCCGCGCGTCCGCGGCGCGCGGCGACGCCTGA